In Liquorilactobacillus hordei DSM 19519, the following proteins share a genomic window:
- a CDS encoding N-acetyldiaminopimelate deacetylase codes for MILSEQELIEIRRELHQIPEIGMEEFETQKKLISIIKKMNNEWLEFKTWKTATIVHLRGIDETHTVGYRTDIDGLPVTEETGLSFSSKHKGKMHACGHDIHMTVALGILSFFTEQRPNVNMTFIFQPAEENASGGKQLYESGTLDSWMPDEIYAFHDNPGLKAGVIGCRQGTLFAGTCEIHATFTGKSGHAAFPHNANDMVVAGAYFVTQIQSIVSRNVDPIQSGVVTLGHFNAGTTGNVIAGKAQIDGTIRALTQEMNLLIQKRVRKIAESIAESFECEVDLDLHQGGYYPVENNSETTKEFINYMMSTKEVVFEETKPAMTGEDFGFLLSKIPGTMFWLGVDSPYSLHSEHLAPKEEAIMKGVDAMTGYLQARMTKLSKK; via the coding sequence ATGATTTTAAGCGAGCAAGAATTAATTGAAATAAGACGTGAATTACATCAAATTCCTGAAATTGGTATGGAAGAATTTGAAACACAAAAAAAATTAATTTCAATTATTAAAAAAATGAATAATGAATGGCTTGAGTTTAAAACCTGGAAAACAGCGACTATAGTTCATTTGCGAGGAATTGATGAAACTCATACGGTGGGTTATCGAACAGATATTGATGGCTTACCTGTTACTGAAGAAACGGGATTATCATTTTCTTCAAAGCATAAGGGAAAGATGCATGCCTGTGGACATGATATACATATGACGGTTGCTCTTGGGATATTGAGCTTTTTTACAGAGCAGCGACCTAATGTAAATATGACATTTATTTTTCAACCTGCAGAGGAGAATGCTAGTGGAGGAAAACAGTTATATGAAAGTGGCACATTAGACTCATGGATGCCAGATGAAATCTATGCTTTTCATGATAATCCCGGATTAAAAGCAGGAGTGATCGGTTGTCGGCAAGGCACATTGTTTGCTGGAACCTGTGAAATTCATGCAACTTTTACTGGAAAAAGTGGTCATGCAGCTTTCCCTCACAATGCAAATGATATGGTTGTAGCAGGGGCATATTTTGTAACTCAAATTCAGTCGATAGTGAGTCGAAATGTTGATCCAATTCAATCTGGGGTTGTAACACTAGGTCATTTTAATGCTGGAACAACTGGAAATGTAATTGCTGGAAAAGCTCAAATAGATGGAACAATTAGAGCTTTAACACAAGAAATGAATTTGTTGATCCAAAAAAGAGTTAGAAAAATTGCAGAATCAATCGCAGAATCATTCGAGTGTGAGGTTGATCTTGATTTACATCAAGGAGGCTATTATCCTGTTGAAAATAACTCTGAAACAACAAAAGAATTTATTAATTATATGATGAGTACTAAAGAAGTTGTTTTTGAAGAGACAAAACCTGCAATGACTGGTGAAGATTTTGGCTTCTTGCTTTCAAAAATTCCTGGCACAATGTTTTGGCTGGGGGTAGACAGCCCGTATTCGCTACATTCAGAGCATCTTGCGCCAAAGGAAGAGGCAATTATGAAGGGTGTAGATGCAATGACTGGGTATTTACAAGCTCGAATGACAAAACTTAGTAAAAAATAA
- the dapD gene encoding 2,3,4,5-tetrahydropyridine-2,6-dicarboxylate N-acetyltransferase, whose amino-acid sequence MPKLNTEEIIKTIAESKKQTPVKVYLKGTLGKIEVPSTLETYFGDKSGVLFGDWKDVSEFLDNNKADITQYHIENDGRNTGVPMIDKKGFNARIEPGAIIRDQVEIGDNAVIMMGAVINIGAEIGDGSMIDMGAVLGGRAWVGKNCHIGAGTVLAGVIEPASAQPVVIEDDVLIGANAVVLEGVRVGKGAVVGAGAVVTHDVEPGTVVIGMPAKKVKNVSEIKDGKTDLVEDLRNI is encoded by the coding sequence GTGCCAAAACTTAACACTGAAGAAATTATTAAAACGATTGCAGAATCAAAGAAGCAAACTCCAGTAAAAGTGTATCTAAAAGGAACACTGGGTAAAATTGAAGTCCCAAGTACGCTTGAAACATATTTTGGAGATAAATCGGGAGTCCTTTTTGGTGATTGGAAAGATGTTTCGGAATTTTTAGATAACAACAAAGCTGATATTACTCAATATCATATAGAAAATGATGGAAGAAATACTGGAGTACCAATGATTGATAAGAAGGGTTTCAATGCACGAATTGAACCAGGAGCAATTATTCGTGATCAGGTTGAGATTGGTGATAATGCCGTTATTATGATGGGTGCTGTTATAAATATTGGTGCTGAAATCGGCGATGGTTCAATGATTGATATGGGTGCAGTTTTAGGTGGACGTGCCTGGGTTGGCAAGAATTGTCATATTGGTGCAGGAACAGTATTAGCTGGAGTTATTGAACCAGCTTCGGCACAACCAGTCGTGATTGAAGATGACGTCCTTATTGGAGCTAATGCGGTTGTCTTGGAAGGAGTACGTGTTGGTAAAGGTGCTGTAGTTGGAGCGGGTGCTGTGGTAACACATGACGTAGAACCCGGAACCGTTGTAATTGGGATGCCAGCAAAAAAAGTTAAGAATGTCTCAGAAATTAAAGATGGTAAGACAGATTTAGTAGAAGATTTGCGTAATATTTAG
- the cbpB gene encoding cyclic-di-AMP-binding protein CbpB encodes MITKQMEQMLSSKQDGFLIPAEIVANVQEDNHLDHAFLVLTKVKYSSIPVLDKEQHFKGILTLPMLTETMLGLNGIDPTRLSKKKVSEVMQKDFPTIKLPYDIEEILHLMVNHPFLIVVNDDGVFTGIVTRREVLKAVNYMTHDFDKHYAITEKESSTIQK; translated from the coding sequence GTGATTACTAAGCAGATGGAACAAATGCTAAGCTCTAAGCAAGACGGCTTTTTGATTCCAGCAGAAATAGTTGCAAATGTGCAAGAAGATAACCATTTGGATCATGCATTTCTTGTCTTGACTAAAGTTAAATATTCATCGATACCAGTTTTAGATAAAGAACAGCATTTTAAAGGAATATTGACGTTACCTATGTTGACAGAAACAATGCTTGGTTTAAACGGAATAGATCCAACTCGTTTGAGCAAGAAAAAAGTCTCTGAAGTAATGCAAAAGGATTTTCCAACTATCAAATTGCCATACGATATTGAAGAAATTCTGCATTTAATGGTAAATCATCCTTTTTTAATTGTTGTGAATGATGATGGTGTTTTTACTGGAATAGTCACTAGACGTGAGGTTTTAAAGGCAGTCAATTATATGACACATGATTTTGACAAGCATTATGCTATCACAGAAAAGGAATCAAGTACGATACAGAAATAG
- a CDS encoding MIP/aquaporin family protein codes for MEYSLAIRLCAEFFGTAIMVILGNGSVATVDLEKTKGSHSGWIVIAVGYGFAVMIPALMFGTISGNHINPAFTVGLAVSGLFPWSNVLPYISVQILGAIIGQFVVYLCFKPHYDLTENTNLVLGTFSTSDATSSRLNGFVNEFFGTFILVFGALGITNSPSFSHGNQMSGFIGIGLLVMVIVASFGGPTGPALNPARDLGPRILHQLLPLKYKGPSNWKYSWVPVVAPILAGICAVALFKIIFL; via the coding sequence ATGGAATATTCTCTAGCAATTCGGCTTTGTGCTGAATTTTTTGGTACTGCTATTATGGTAATTCTTGGTAACGGTTCGGTAGCTACAGTAGATCTTGAAAAAACCAAAGGGAGTCACAGTGGATGGATTGTAATCGCTGTTGGATACGGTTTTGCAGTTATGATTCCGGCTTTAATGTTTGGTACTATTTCAGGTAATCACATCAATCCAGCTTTTACAGTTGGACTTGCAGTTTCTGGGCTTTTCCCTTGGAGTAATGTTTTACCATATATTTCTGTTCAAATTTTAGGAGCAATTATTGGTCAATTTGTTGTTTATTTATGTTTCAAACCGCATTATGATTTGACTGAGAATACAAATCTTGTGCTTGGTACATTTTCAACCTCAGATGCTACTTCGAGTAGACTTAATGGCTTTGTAAATGAATTTTTTGGAACATTTATTCTTGTTTTTGGGGCACTTGGTATTACCAACTCTCCTAGCTTTAGTCATGGTAATCAAATGTCTGGTTTTATCGGAATAGGTCTTTTAGTTATGGTTATCGTTGCTTCATTTGGTGGACCTACAGGGCCAGCATTGAATCCAGCTCGTGATCTTGGGCCAAGAATCTTGCATCAGCTTCTTCCACTTAAATACAAAGGCCCTTCAAATTGGAAATACAGCTGGGTTCCAGTTGTTGCTCCAATTCTTGCGGGCATTTGTGCTGTTGCTCTATTCAAAATAATTTTTTTATAA
- a CDS encoding HoxN/HupN/NixA family nickel/cobalt transporter: MLSQSVKKVLLYYGAVILMHIIGVILLSCGASQFPEFWGLGLLAYLLGLRHAFDADHIAAIDNTVRKLIQQRSKSEGVGYFFSLGHSTIVLVMVIAVCFSLKWIKVKLPLFEAIGGTIGSTVSGTFLINIAFINLIIFINLWKILKSTNKDDYDEHSLDKLLLSRGILSRIIAPIFRIVSKQSQMYLVGLLFGLGFDTASEISVIAISATAAKSNISYLGIIALPIIFASGMSLMDTTDSIMMASAYKWALDTPLKKIKYNLVVTFISILAAFTIGMFELLQVTSQVFGLKNSVIKIIQGVNMDYLGYGLWISLTTVWVVSYIIWMRIKKDVRV; encoded by the coding sequence TTGCTAAGTCAGTCAGTTAAAAAAGTACTTCTTTATTATGGAGCCGTCATTCTGATGCACATTATTGGTGTGATATTATTGAGTTGTGGAGCAAGCCAATTCCCCGAATTTTGGGGACTAGGGCTACTTGCTTATTTACTTGGACTGAGACATGCTTTTGATGCGGATCATATCGCTGCGATTGATAATACTGTTAGAAAGTTGATTCAGCAGAGGTCAAAATCAGAGGGAGTTGGATACTTCTTCTCATTAGGACATTCTACAATCGTTCTTGTGATGGTGATTGCTGTCTGTTTTTCATTAAAATGGATTAAAGTCAAGTTACCTCTTTTTGAGGCAATTGGCGGGACAATTGGTTCCACAGTCTCTGGTACTTTTTTGATAAATATAGCCTTTATTAATTTAATTATTTTTATTAATTTATGGAAGATATTGAAATCAACTAATAAAGACGATTATGATGAACATTCATTGGATAAGTTACTTTTGTCAAGAGGAATTCTAAGTAGGATAATTGCTCCGATTTTTAGAATAGTCAGTAAACAGTCACAAATGTATTTGGTTGGATTGCTATTTGGCCTTGGTTTTGATACGGCTAGTGAGATTTCAGTTATTGCAATTTCAGCTACAGCAGCAAAATCAAATATATCTTATCTAGGAATAATTGCCTTACCTATTATTTTTGCCAGTGGAATGAGTTTGATGGATACAACGGATTCGATTATGATGGCAAGCGCATATAAATGGGCGTTAGATACACCTTTAAAAAAAATTAAGTATAATTTGGTTGTTACTTTTATTTCAATATTAGCAGCCTTTACAATAGGAATGTTTGAATTACTACAAGTAACGTCACAAGTTTTTGGTTTAAAAAATAGTGTTATTAAAATAATCCAAGGAGTAAATATGGATTATTTAGGTTATGGGTTATGGATAAGCTTAACTACTGTTTGGGTAGTTTCATATATAATTTGGATGAGAATTAAAAAAGATGTGAGAGTATAG
- the larE gene encoding ATP-dependent sacrificial sulfur transferase LarE, translated as MENIMKKENELNSAMGKYSKVIVAFSGGIDSTLVLDTAVKVLGKENVIAAIANSELFTDTEFNSAVKLASKFGVKVAEVNLNYLFNEEIRNNRPSSWYWMKKIFYKKMNELKAEFNADIVLDGMIMDDNNDFRPGLKARDEEGIISILQLAQIYKVEVRELAERRGLENWNKVASCSVSSRFPYNTELTSVLINRVMKSEAYLRKLGYKTVRVRVQDKTARIEVPVREMVSLINNMKEINRQLKLYGFEYITLDLEGFKSGRMNDELSAGEKSRLVN; from the coding sequence ATGGAAAATATAATGAAAAAAGAAAATGAATTAAATAGTGCAATGGGAAAGTATAGCAAAGTTATTGTTGCTTTTTCAGGTGGAATTGACTCAACACTTGTTTTAGATACAGCTGTTAAGGTATTAGGAAAAGAAAATGTTATCGCTGCTATAGCAAATTCAGAATTGTTTACAGATACCGAATTTAATAGTGCTGTTAAATTGGCAAGTAAGTTTGGAGTAAAAGTTGCAGAGGTTAATCTGAACTACCTATTTAATGAAGAAATTCGTAATAATCGACCATCATCTTGGTATTGGATGAAGAAGATTTTTTATAAGAAGATGAATGAATTAAAAGCAGAGTTTAATGCAGATATTGTTTTAGATGGAATGATAATGGATGATAACAATGATTTTAGACCAGGCCTAAAGGCACGTGATGAGGAAGGAATTATTTCAATATTGCAATTAGCTCAAATATATAAAGTTGAGGTTAGAGAGCTTGCTGAGAGACGAGGCCTTGAAAATTGGAATAAAGTTGCTAGTTGTTCTGTTTCATCACGTTTTCCATATAATACAGAGTTAACTAGTGTATTGATTAATCGTGTAATGAAATCCGAAGCATACTTAAGGAAATTAGGATATAAAACAGTGAGAGTTCGTGTACAGGATAAGACAGCTAGAATTGAGGTGCCTGTTAGAGAAATGGTATCTTTAATAAATAATATGAAAGAAATAAATAGGCAGTTAAAATTATATGGTTTTGAATATATCACACTTGATTTAGAGGGATTTAAGTCAGGAAGAATGAATGATGAGTTATCTGCTGGAGAAAAAAGTAGATTAGTAAATTAG
- the larD gene encoding D/L-lactic acid transporter LarD, translating into MIHQLLAEFMGTALMIIFGVGVHADTVLNDTKYHGSGHLFAITTWAFGISVSLFIFGNVTINPAMALTQVLLGNMTWVIFFFTAIVQVAGGVIGSIIVYIMYADSFKHSYGKIDNATIRNIFSTAPAVRNLPRNFFVEFFATFVFLTSILAISQYKTSGIVPIGVGLLVWAIGMGMGGPTGFAMNLARDMGPRIAHAVLPIKNKADSDWQYGILVPGIAPFVGAIAAALFAKYYLGI; encoded by the coding sequence ATGATTCATCAGTTGTTAGCAGAATTTATGGGTACAGCATTAATGATTATTTTTGGGGTAGGTGTCCATGCAGATACAGTTTTGAATGACACAAAGTATCATGGCTCAGGACATTTGTTTGCAATCACAACATGGGCATTTGGTATTAGTGTTTCATTGTTTATTTTTGGTAATGTTACGATTAATCCTGCGATGGCACTTACACAAGTTTTATTAGGTAATATGACATGGGTGATTTTCTTTTTTACTGCAATTGTTCAAGTAGCAGGAGGAGTCATTGGATCTATAATTGTATACATTATGTACGCTGATTCTTTTAAACATTCATATGGGAAGATTGATAATGCAACTATTCGTAATATTTTTTCTACAGCACCAGCGGTAAGAAATTTACCAAGAAACTTTTTTGTTGAATTTTTTGCAACATTTGTTTTTTTAACATCAATTTTAGCTATTTCACAATATAAAACATCAGGAATTGTTCCGATTGGTGTTGGACTGCTTGTATGGGCGATAGGTATGGGTATGGGTGGACCTACTGGTTTTGCAATGAATTTAGCAAGAGATATGGGACCAAGAATTGCACATGCAGTCTTACCTATCAAAAATAAGGCTGATAGTGATTGGCAATATGGTATTTTAGTACCCGGAATTGCACCATTTGTTGGTGCAATTGCAGCAGCTTTATTTGCTAAATATTATTTAGGTATATAA
- the larC gene encoding nickel pincer cofactor biosynthesis protein LarC, translated as MKSLYLDPFSGVSGNMLLGTLFDLGLNFADFKQELAKLEITGYELTLTETTSSAIKGHLFEVTLSDEFKGHHADEGVGKIHHHGRNLSTIENIINNSSLSENIKKSACTVFEEIAKAEAHVHGKKIDEIHFHEVGAIDSIVDVVGFFIGLKLLKIEKVICGTLVDGSGTIKVAHGVMPVPVPAVMQMRMNSEVPFRQREDVLTELVTPTGFGIIKCITDVFGGIPENLVVEQVGYGFGTRETGSLNALRGILLESEQSKKRVNTKSDSVIEVHANIDDQSGEQLSFTMKKLFDFGVYDTFFTPIFSKKNRPAYQLTVLAKESALEDIILIIIKNSSTFGVRWNVMQRKIMQRKFEIINTKHGQVKIKIGIFGNLKKVSVEYASAEKIAEEKNLPIGTVMEEAKREYYKNLEV; from the coding sequence ATGAAAAGTTTATATCTTGATCCTTTTTCAGGAGTAAGTGGGAACATGTTGCTGGGGACGTTATTTGATCTAGGGCTTAACTTCGCAGACTTCAAGCAGGAATTAGCAAAATTAGAGATAACTGGATACGAATTAACGCTGACAGAGACTACAAGTTCGGCAATTAAGGGACATTTATTTGAAGTAACATTGAGTGACGAATTCAAAGGGCATCATGCAGATGAAGGTGTTGGAAAAATCCATCATCACGGAAGAAATCTATCTACCATTGAAAATATTATTAATAATTCTAGTCTAAGTGAGAATATAAAAAAGTCTGCTTGTACCGTTTTTGAAGAAATTGCTAAAGCGGAAGCACACGTACATGGTAAGAAGATTGATGAGATTCATTTTCATGAAGTTGGGGCAATCGATTCAATTGTTGATGTGGTAGGTTTCTTTATTGGTTTGAAATTGTTGAAAATTGAGAAGGTCATTTGCGGAACGCTTGTGGATGGAAGTGGCACAATCAAGGTTGCACATGGAGTGATGCCTGTACCAGTACCTGCAGTGATGCAGATGAGGATGAATAGTGAGGTACCTTTCAGACAAAGAGAGGATGTACTGACAGAGTTAGTAACACCCACGGGTTTTGGAATTATAAAGTGTATCACAGATGTATTTGGTGGGATACCAGAGAACTTAGTGGTCGAACAAGTAGGATATGGTTTTGGAACACGAGAAACAGGTAGTTTGAATGCATTGCGGGGAATACTACTAGAGTCTGAACAAAGTAAAAAAAGAGTAAATACCAAAAGTGATAGTGTTATTGAAGTCCATGCAAATATTGATGATCAGTCGGGAGAACAATTATCTTTTACCATGAAGAAGTTATTTGATTTTGGTGTCTATGATACATTTTTTACACCGATTTTTTCAAAAAAGAATAGACCAGCATATCAATTAACGGTTCTTGCTAAAGAAAGTGCACTAGAAGATATTATTTTGATAATTATAAAAAATAGTTCAACTTTTGGAGTTCGTTGGAATGTAATGCAACGTAAAATAATGCAACGTAAATTTGAGATAATTAATACCAAACATGGACAGGTAAAAATTAAGATTGGAATATTTGGCAATTTAAAAAAAGTGTCTGTTGAATATGCAAGTGCAGAAAAAATTGCCGAAGAAAAAAATTTGCCAATAGGTACTGTTATGGAAGAAGCAAAGAGAGAATACTATAAAAATTTAGAGGTGTAA
- the larB gene encoding nickel pincer cofactor biosynthesis protein LarB gives MEAEKVRQIFQLVSEKQISVEDATEIINNSGFTDLGFAKIDTERNKRTGVPEIIYGEGKTAEQVIGIVEAMLGKQNNILVTMVDPSKAKNIRESLPQLKYDEVSEMLSWEQNPIDKTIGKIAVVTAGTSDLKIAEEAAVTAEAFGNSVDRIYDVGVAGIHRLFARIDEIRAAQVVIVIAGMEGALASVVGGLVSSPVIAVPTSVGYGTAFNGMAALLTMLNSCATGITVVNIDNGFGAGYSASKINHLAEAAK, from the coding sequence ATGGAAGCTGAGAAGGTAAGACAAATATTTCAACTTGTTTCTGAAAAACAAATAAGTGTGGAAGATGCAACTGAGATCATTAATAATTCAGGATTTACTGATCTGGGATTTGCTAAGATTGATACGGAAAGAAATAAAAGGACTGGTGTTCCTGAAATTATCTACGGTGAAGGTAAAACAGCTGAGCAGGTAATAGGAATTGTTGAGGCAATGCTAGGTAAACAAAATAATATCTTAGTGACCATGGTTGATCCATCAAAGGCAAAGAACATCAGAGAAAGTTTACCGCAGTTAAAGTATGACGAAGTTTCTGAAATGTTGTCATGGGAGCAAAATCCGATAGATAAAACAATTGGAAAAATTGCAGTTGTGACAGCAGGAACATCTGATTTAAAGATTGCTGAGGAAGCTGCAGTTACTGCGGAAGCTTTTGGTAATAGCGTTGACAGAATTTATGATGTTGGAGTTGCTGGAATCCATAGGTTATTTGCACGTATAGACGAGATTAGAGCAGCACAAGTAGTTATTGTAATTGCTGGAATGGAAGGAGCGTTAGCTTCTGTTGTCGGTGGACTTGTAAGTTCTCCTGTAATTGCAGTTCCGACGAGTGTCGGCTATGGAACCGCGTTTAATGGAATGGCAGCATTGTTAACGATGTTAAATAGCTGTGCTACAGGTATCACAGTTGTAAATATTGACAATGGTTTCGGAGCTGGTTATTCAGCAAGTAAAATAAATCATTTGGCGGAGGCGGCAAAATGA
- the larA gene encoding nickel-dependent lactate racemase encodes MIDIKLPYDKKSIIAHISENSFAGSLVSEAATYHAKYSEQELVERSLDNPTASPKLEELAKGKKNIVIISSDHTRPVPSKIITPILLRRIRSAAPDARIRILVATGFHRPSTTEELINKYGKEIVDNEEIVMHYSERDEDMVKVGKLPSGGDLIVNKVATEADLLISEGFIESHFFAGFSGGRKSVLPGISSYKTIMANHSGEFISDKHSRTGNLNHNLIHEDMVYAAKTVKLAFILNVVLDEDKKIIGSFAGDLEKAHKKGTEFVESLSEVDAIESDITISTNGGYPLDQNIYQAVKGMTAAEATNKVGGTIIMVAGCRDGHGGEGFYHNIADVADPKEFLDKAVNTPRLETVPDQWTSQILARILVNHHVIFVSDLVDPELITKMHMELAISLDEAMEKAYEREGAKAKVVVIPDGLGVIVKGKE; translated from the coding sequence ATGATAGATATAAAATTACCATATGATAAGAAAAGTATTATTGCTCACATTTCTGAGAACAGTTTTGCAGGATCTTTAGTTTCCGAGGCAGCCACATATCATGCAAAATATTCAGAACAAGAGTTGGTTGAACGATCGTTAGATAATCCAACTGCTTCTCCAAAGTTGGAGGAATTGGCCAAGGGTAAGAAAAATATTGTAATTATTTCTTCTGATCATACACGCCCAGTCCCATCCAAAATAATTACGCCAATTTTGTTGCGTAGAATTCGTTCAGCTGCTCCCGATGCAAGAATCAGAATCTTGGTTGCAACAGGATTTCACAGACCTTCAACAACGGAAGAATTAATCAACAAGTATGGCAAAGAGATTGTTGATAATGAAGAAATTGTAATGCATTATTCTGAACGTGATGAAGATATGGTCAAAGTGGGTAAATTACCTTCAGGTGGCGATCTCATCGTTAATAAAGTCGCAACTGAAGCAGATTTGTTAATTTCAGAAGGATTCATTGAATCACATTTCTTTGCTGGTTTCTCTGGCGGAAGAAAGTCTGTTTTGCCTGGTATCTCGTCATACAAAACAATCATGGCAAACCATTCAGGTGAATTTATAAGTGACAAGCATTCTCGTACAGGTAACTTGAATCATAATTTAATCCATGAAGATATGGTTTACGCTGCAAAGACGGTTAAATTAGCATTCATTTTAAACGTTGTACTTGATGAAGACAAGAAAATCATTGGTTCGTTTGCGGGTGATTTAGAGAAGGCTCACAAAAAAGGAACTGAATTTGTCGAATCATTATCAGAAGTTGATGCGATTGAATCTGATATTACGATTTCAACAAATGGTGGTTATCCACTAGATCAAAATATTTATCAAGCAGTTAAGGGAATGACGGCTGCTGAGGCAACAAATAAAGTCGGTGGCACCATTATTATGGTCGCTGGTTGTCGAGATGGGCATGGTGGTGAAGGATTCTATCATAACATCGCAGATGTTGCTGATCCAAAGGAATTTCTTGATAAGGCTGTGAATACACCTAGACTTGAAACCGTTCCAGATCAATGGACATCACAGATTCTGGCACGTATTTTAGTCAATCATCATGTTATTTTTGTATCAGACCTTGTTGATCCAGAGCTGATTACAAAGATGCATATGGAACTTGCGATCTCATTGGATGAAGCAATGGAAAAAGCATATGAGCGTGAAGGTGCAAAGGCCAAGGTAGTAGTTATTCCAGATGGACTCGGAGTCATTGTAAAAGGTAAGGAATAG
- a CDS encoding Crp/Fnr family transcriptional regulator, which produces MVMSHTEYLMNYLQSKKMPVIKKKKHTYLTYHGLEEKSTYVLKHGIVKTSIILQDGREFNLSYITRPDVLSLLRDEVSKYTDQPFNVRVESQEAEFYKIDRVKFWEMVNQDDELNNYVKEYYRTKLSENIVRLQRMIMGGKHDAVCAFLYQLSDLFGKRLPNHQGVLIDFTVTNEDIAGFCGINSRSSVTRILSDLREEGIIDIKNHKFIITNMNYLLDYVSI; this is translated from the coding sequence ATGGTAATGAGCCATACTGAATACCTGATGAACTATCTTCAATCAAAAAAAATGCCTGTAATTAAAAAGAAAAAACATACCTATTTGACCTATCATGGATTAGAAGAAAAGAGTACTTATGTTTTGAAACATGGAATTGTTAAAACCTCAATTATTTTACAAGATGGTAGAGAATTTAATCTTTCATACATAACTCGACCCGATGTTTTGAGTTTACTTCGCGATGAAGTTTCTAAATACACTGATCAACCATTTAATGTTCGTGTTGAATCTCAAGAAGCAGAGTTTTATAAAATTGATCGCGTTAAATTTTGGGAAATGGTCAACCAAGACGATGAGTTAAACAATTACGTTAAAGAATATTATCGAACAAAGCTTTCAGAAAATATCGTTCGTTTACAACGTATGATAATGGGCGGAAAACATGATGCTGTCTGTGCTTTTTTATATCAACTTAGTGATTTATTTGGTAAAAGACTGCCTAATCATCAAGGAGTATTAATTGACTTCACTGTAACTAATGAAGATATTGCTGGATTTTGTGGTATAAATTCAAGATCATCTGTAACAAGAATACTTAGCGATTTGCGTGAAGAAGGTATTATAGACATTAAAAATCATAAATTTATTATTACTAATATGAATTATTTATTGGATTATGTGTCAATTTAA
- a CDS encoding IS30 family transposase has protein sequence MGTTILSFEDRVVIETLHHEKHSLQYIADYLGLSKTTIFNEVHRLAGEYHAVKAQTDHEVKLSHRGRKTILTTNLKRLIEEKIKIQKWSIEQVAHVVRIAYKTIYNWIDQGLLDINVTDLPDHGIRRKRAKETRGSFSHGRSIEDRPAEISDRNTSGHFEADTVLSGKRKGQAVATFVERKSRLTIVKRLNGRDSTSMTKAILELANQLGDNLKTLTVDHGKEFANYNLIEEQAGVPLYFAHAYSPHERGSNENRNRVLRRFIPKGQPIDEITDDELIQINWYLNSRPLKCLNWRTPIEIFLRNLRY, from the coding sequence ATGGGCACCACTATTTTATCATTTGAAGACCGCGTTGTCATCGAAACACTTCATCATGAAAAGCACTCACTTCAATATATTGCCGATTATTTAGGCCTTAGTAAAACCACTATCTTTAATGAGGTTCATCGCTTAGCTGGTGAGTATCACGCAGTTAAGGCTCAAACTGACCATGAAGTTAAACTTAGTCATCGTGGTCGTAAAACCATCTTAACGACTAACCTAAAGCGCTTGATTGAAGAAAAAATCAAGATCCAAAAATGGTCAATTGAACAAGTGGCTCATGTAGTTAGAATTGCCTACAAAACCATCTATAACTGGATTGATCAGGGACTACTGGATATTAATGTGACTGATTTACCTGACCATGGTATTCGTCGCAAACGAGCTAAAGAAACCCGTGGTAGTTTTAGTCATGGACGTTCCATCGAAGATCGTCCAGCTGAAATTTCTGATCGTAATACTTCAGGTCACTTCGAAGCTGATACAGTTTTATCTGGAAAACGTAAAGGTCAAGCAGTAGCTACGTTTGTCGAGCGTAAGAGTCGGCTTACCATCGTTAAACGGCTTAATGGACGAGATAGTACTTCAATGACCAAGGCTATTTTAGAATTGGCTAACCAGTTAGGAGATAATCTCAAGACCCTTACTGTTGACCATGGGAAAGAATTCGCCAACTACAATTTGATTGAAGAACAGGCCGGTGTTCCGCTGTACTTTGCGCACGCTTATTCGCCACATGAACGAGGCAGTAATGAAAATCGCAACCGAGTACTACGCCGCTTCATTCCCAAAGGTCAACCGATTGATGAGATTACCGATGATGAATTGATTCAAATTAACTGGTATTTGAATTCCCGACCACTCAAATGTTTAAATTGGCGAACACCGATTGAGATCTTTTTGCGTAATCTGCGTTACTAA